AGCTTGATGTCCCAAGGCTAAACATGGATGCCAACTTGACTGGTGCTGACTATTCTGACCACAGGCAACACAGATTAAATCAGTTCCATCCATCCTTGCTCTCAGCAAAGTACcaggggtgtttccagatggaaatCCCCGAGCACTAATAATCCAAAAGCATTGTGtagtttttctgcctttttttcccttAGCAGTAAGGGAATTTACTTAGCAGCAATTTTTCCTTAGcagtaaggaaaaaaagatgcaagtgatgggaaaacacaggaggtttATGACTAGAAGACATCGTCGTCTggatcccccataaaattctgtgaatgaggcagggcgatggcgTGATAAAAACCTCCTCTAGAAGCACCCAAAATATGAGCTGGCAGAGATGTTGCCGAGGTCAGGCTCTTACCTGGTGAAGAGTCCTGAACTCTTAGATTTGTAGATGAAGTGTCGGAGGTCTGGGATTCCCACCTGGGCGACAGAATAGAAAGGAGTGCGTAGTGCCTCCAAGAGGGCGTGATAGACACCACGCTTTTTCAGGCGTTCTTGGAACCTGTGCTTGCAGTCGGACATGGTAAAGAAGTCCTCCCGCTCAGTGGAGATCAGGAGAAGGCACAAGTCCGTGTCTTGTTCCAAATACGAAATGTGAGCATGGAAGAAACCACTGGAGTTGAACTTGGGCAGGCAGATGGGAGTCCAGGCTTCTCCTTCTCTAAACGAGGAGGATGAACTAATGAGATTAAAGAGCAAGTGGAGGTCAATTGGATGTAAAAACTGGTCCTTTTTCCTCACCAGAGACACCAGCTGGTTCTTGGACAGGAGGATGCCGAACACCAGACTTTTAGCTTTGGCTTGCTGGAGGCAGGCACTCACAGCATCCCTGACTCCAGCTGCCATAGGTAGGCAACGTACAGCCCCCATCAGGAAGCTGGGGTCCctagccatcaggtctagcaaGTTGTCCGTGATGCGCTCGGAGCCTGCCAGCAGCCTGCGCAGGTCATAGTTCTGCTTCTGCTGGAAGATGCGGTGGAGCTGGGTCCATGTCAAGAGGCTGACCATCTGGTAGTAGATATAGAGGAGCTCTTGAGCAATTTCTTGCTCTGACTGCCGCGTCTGAGCCACAGCAACCAGCACAAGGGGACTCCTGCGCACAAACACCACCTTGTACCCATCTGCTAAGAAGGcaaggaaagagagggagaaagaaatggagaaagCGCATCAGTATCTTCAAATCACAGTGGTGATAGCTATCACGAAATAGGTATCATTCTTTTGGCATGGCTCTTGTAAACCTATAGACAGTGGTGGGGGAAAGAGCAATGACCAAATGAAGCAGGTTTTCTGCAATCTTGTGATGGGGCGCATAAACTTTACTGGCAACCCAGTATTTTCAACCTAGTAGGGGACAGGAAACCTGTGGCTCTTCCCCCTACATAGGCCTGATTCACATGTAGCAACAAACTAGGGCTTAATTAACTGTGGTTCATTGacttatgggttgttgttacatgcgagCCTGAAACTACAGGTTAACTAAGGGTAGTTAACCACAAAAATAGCACAGGAgaagccatgatttgttgttgggttgtgaactctgggttatttaaaccatgggttgtcgttacatgcgAACCCAGAATCGTGGATTGTTCATGGGTGGTTttgcattatggcttagtgtgtcatgtgaactatgtcttagcatgttgtatgaactatTCCCAACCACGGTgactacataactatggtttacacactcactaaccatggcctaaccatggctgaatGTGCTGTCTAAACAGGCTCACTGAGTTGGTCATTCGCTGTCTGGGCTGTACTACTTCAGACTTGCAGTGGGGACTCTTCTGACTGACTGCTCcttcaaaaataaatacacaaacaaatcCTTCTATGCAGAAAACTAGgtgtcagggagaagggttctaACTTAGCCTTTTACCTGATATGTTAGATTTATACACGCAGGTATTTTATTTGTGAGcccccatctgcagtctgaagtggtacagtccagataaAGGTTTACCAGCTCAGTGAGTCTTAAATAAGAATGGGGGAAATGCTAAGGATTCATGGCTTTTAAGAAGCCATACCTTTAACTGGCACCTACCTGTAGGTTCCTCCCTATCCCTTAGCCTTAGTGTTATGTGGTTATCAAAATCTATTGCTAGCAGTCTGGTAAGGCCCTCCTGACCAAACTTGGATTCTGATGGTCCTTTTTATTATCTTTTGGCTTTGGACTTGCTCTTTTGAGAGAGACCACATCCAAATGTACTATTTTATTCACCTAATCTCCTTCTGGGACTGATTTTCTAAGCTGAAGGCGAAAATAGTATATTGTCTAGTTCAATCAAATTACACACAGAATTTTGATCACGCTGTGTACAACCTGGCACTTGCAATCTACCCCTCTTGATGGCCACACCTAATATCTCCCAGCCCAGCCAGAATAAGTAATGAACATCATAAACATTGGGGCAATTTTGGGGAAACATCATTCACACTCCTTTCTCTTTCATGTTGTCTCACAACTTGACTTTCCAAAAGTGAGGTCAAACAAATAGTGGCAAGGTTATGCTAGCTTGGGAAGAAACCCTGTTAGTGTGATAGTGGGTACCTGCATGAATAGACCTGATGGCATTCTTCTCTGCTTCTAGAAAGGATACAAGAGCCATCATCACCCCCATGGTGCTGGACAGGGCCTCTTCAGACCCATAGCGGGAGTACACTGGCTTGCCTGCTTCACTTAGAACAAAGATATGCTTCTGGTGCATGCGCCAAGCATCCATGGttatgtcttcttcctccttccctgacAGGACCGAATCTCGGCGCGAGGCCTGTGGTGAGAGCGGCACCGTGTCCTCATGGCTCTGCCTTATCTCTTCTTCCAAGTTGAGCGCTATACCCGTGAGCTGCGTGCTCAATTCACTGAAGTCCTTGCTGATCTCTTCCATCTTTGTCTGGTCGGCCTGGGCCTCTTCTCTCTCATCTGGGCTCTGGGGAGCTGCATCCTGGTTATCTGTGCCGGTCAGGTCCTCATACGACTGAGCGTGAACAAACATGGCTCCCTCTTGGCCTGCCCCTTAGAAACAACACCAGAACAGACATTCTGTGACTCACCCACAGAGCAGAGACAGGCACTGGAAAAAAGCTACAACAAAGGCATTGGAACAGAGTGACTTGTAAAGCTCTCAAATGCACACAAACGTATATGATGGCAAATGTAAACCAAGATTTTCCTTAACCTCATGCCAGAATTTCTGTTTCTGTGCTCCCTGTCTAGTATGTGGCAAGCCGTCAACAGCAActgtcattcattttaatggatgtGCCACAATGTAGGGGAATAACCTTTATTTTAATAACATGAATGCTCCCTAAACCATCAAAGATGTTTCTCCTTTGAAAACAATTCAGTTCTATACACAGACTTAAGTGCCTTTCATTTTAACACTTTTATGAGGTAACTGTACTGCTAAACACATGAAAACCTCCGGTTCTCAAGAATCTGAAAATTTCATACTAAAGCAGAGCATCTACATTATTTTGGTATATTAGGTATTTAACATAAAGGAAGCTGGTTCACTGAGCATCTTATAGCAGTCAAATGAACAAAGAACTGAGTAGTCAGATCTCAGTAACCACCTGAAAAAGAACTCTACCACATGCAAGTTATGACATATTCCTTCTTGGGAATATAGGTATTTcaagataagatttttttaacaTAGAACCACATTTACTCTTTCATGGAATGTTACAgggattatatattatattttgtcaTGTTGtagtttaggatttttttaactctgtagagagctttggctatttgttggtatagaaatgtaagaaataaagaaataagcaaACAAGCACCCTGTGTCCCATTGATCAGAATGAAATTTACACTCTggagtaaacatgcatgtgaCTGGGCTGCATGTCAATCAAAAAAGGGACTCTCATAACAATGCCGCTCCTGTAATCCAAACTATTTGTCTACATCCTGCTCTGGACTATCTTTTCCCCCATGCAATGCAGAAAATAGTTAGCTCTGTTTTGAGGATTCTCCTTCCTTTGGTTAAGGGAATGTTACACGAGTAATTGCTGGTGTAGGCTGCTGGTGTATGTGTCTTGGAAATGGTGCCTATGGCACAGTCTAGAGGTTCCTGGTTTCTTCATGATAATGCATGACAAAACTCTGGTTTTTACCAGCCTGAGACTAGCATGGATGGTTAGAGAGAAGAGATTTAGTCGGTCCTTGGGATTTAGCAGAAAATGGTTATAAATTTGTAAcacatgggggcgggggaatgtcAGAGGTACAGCAGACAGCTAGGTGCTCAAATCACAGTAAAATGATTATTTCCTATACTCTCTACTGGATTGAAAATGAATAGACCTGAatacattatttcaatttttaaacAAAGATCTGGTTCAACTAAAAAAAGATTAATGATATGGAGACATGACTTTTCTATAGGAATTCTTTTGGAATGACTCCCACGGAGGAATATATGTGGAAAACATTATACTAGCAAGGTCACCTCCACAGTTTTATTCTGGTAAAAATAACTCCTGCTCTCTTATACATCAGCTTTGTAAATCATCACTCTGGGGTGGAGTTGGAGTTCTTTCACTTCCCACCTGATAGTCAGCCAGAAAGTGAGAGAAATGGGGAAGAAGGTTCTCAGTCTCATCCAGAAATAAGAAACGGATGTTCATGCTGTTCCACACAAAATGCATCAACTGTTCTCTACTCATCTCTACCTGGTTCTGTGCCTTGAACGAGACCTGGCGTAGGACTTTCTGACCTCTCGGCATGCTGTCCATCACCTGGGGCCAATGACCCATTGAGCGCATCTCCGCCCTTCTTCTTGTAAACATCAGCAGCCATTCCTTGGAAGCTACTGGGACCTGCAAGCAAACCAGCAACATTCTGTTTGCATGTATTGTCCCAATATACACCAGAATTTCCCAGCCCCAATGAAAAAGAAAGTGCATCTGAGCTTCTTCCTAGCACAGTATCTATACGAGGGCAATTAAGTCAGTCcagaatgttttaatcagtagTGCAGCTAATGTTGGACCTTGGGGTCAAGgtccagtcccccaccccacggtcccccaaatgaccagaaagcagcaggtgatgagcACAGCAGAGCAGTAGAAGCAAACTCCACTTCATTCTTATAGTCATGATGGCACTATGATCGATATGAACTTGAAATGCAAAaccgcacatgctcagagtatttcccccccaaaacatCCAAACTTCTAaggagcagttgtaaagcatggcatGGCACTTGGGGTAGAagagaaatgtgttttttttcttgcaaGGCATTTATTAAACAGTTTAGCCAACAGTTCCATGCTACATGAAAATGTACTGTATAGAGAACTGCAGTGATCCAAGAATGAGAAAAACAACTGTATGATTAGGTACTTGCTGGCAAAAAAAGAAGTATTACATTACACTGGTTCTCACCTACATTGCTCAGTGGGATACTCAACATTTCTACCACCATTTTCCAACATAAGGATGAAAAATTACTTTCTTAGTGACATGCAGTTTGTCACATCAactataaataaaacattttttcggTCATTTTGGGCAAGATTCCAACTCTTAGTAAGTCTTGAGACCTATGCCAGTTTATAATTATGAAGCTGCTTAATTACAGAATGTAATTGGAACAAGTACTCCATAATTTAAATGTAGTATTTACTCAATGGGATGAATCCTTTATTTGAATAAATGAGTATCTTAGCTATTCAAGGTTGCACAATATTATTGGGAATATGTTATTTAAAGtcaatataaatattttgaaagaaCATTCTGGGGATGCTCAATCTGTGTGTTTTATATTAgattgcaaaaaagaagaagaagagaattgttagttgtgtgtttcacaacAGAAGAGCAATGTAAAAGGCAGTCTaaagatccccacccccaccaagttcagggtctaaaatgacctagctgcactACTGGTTTCAGTAATTAACCTAAAGATTAATAGCATTTTCTGATTGTATAGTACAATTTCTCTTTCATTCCTTCTTACCACTTCCCTGTGAGGAAAGTTACTAAAGTTTTTTACTTTACAATGGGGAAGTGAGGATAAGAAATAGTGGCTTGTTCAACAACAACATGTCTAAGCAGGTATCTGGAGTCAACAAGACTCCCACGGCCAGAGAGATTAGTTCTGGCTAGCAAGCAACAGTAATAGTTGTTTCAACTATGAGGCTGGCACAGATGGATTACTTAttgatttgtaatatttatatactgctaaatataataaaattcctaAGCAGTTTacacataaatattaaaatcacatttaaaatacataaaaaatacaatattgtaattCCAATTAGAATACaagcaatacaaggagcagtaaaatggagcagcgTGGTGAATttaattacagcccagggaacacctgggtgaacaagtatgttttcaggaggcatttgaaagacgacccattttctgcctcctgaactgcacaagggatGATTtcccaaagggtgggtgctgttACCAAGAAGGCCCAGCATCAGGATATTGCATGGCACATTTCGTTAGTTtgggaatgaccagcaaggcctcctctgatgatcttaaaggtcgcctgggtatgtataaggggAGGTGGTCTTCTAGTCTCAGGTTTTTAGGGCTTTGCAtaacaataacataaccttgtacatggctcagtagctaataggcagccagtgcagttcttttaacatagATGTTTTGTGAGCGCAACTTGGTGTTCCAGTGTAGCTGCCGCATTCTGCACTTGCTCCAGCTTCTGAAACATGCACAAAGGCAGCCCCCACAGAGTGTATTGCAGTATTccaatcatgaggttaccagtgcatggatcactatATGGCTAGGCTATCCAGGAACGGGTGCTGTTGGCGTACCAACTAAAGTTGGTAATGGATGCTCtgggccaccgaggccacctggatAATAAATTATCTAAGCCACCAGGATAAACACTATATAGCTTGTGCCCTATTTGGCAATGAGTCCTAATTCTCATTTTCTCAGTGCTCACAAATGCCTTATCGAGAAATGACCAAATGTTTATTGCAGCAGGATTCCTGCTGGCCTGCATTCCTACTTCATGAATTAGATTGTTCTTGCTTGCCACTGTGTGTTTTTGTGCTGAGGTTTTGGAGGCAATTCACTTCTGTTCTTAAGTGCCAGCATTTTCCATACGGAGCTGATGTTTCAAACAACTTGTTCCTATGGGTGTTCACTTAGAAGATGGATGCACAGACTTCAAGTGGGCcatactcccaaataagtgtgcagagGACTGCAGACAAAGTAGGTGACTAGGatggacttgtggccctccaaatgttttggcttacaactctcatcatccctcaccatgggctagggctgatgagagttgtaggccaaaacatctggaaggccacaagttgcccatccctggtatatCTAAAGCTCACCATAAAAACAATGCGGAAAGGGGCAAGCTCTCTTCAGAATGGGTCACATTTATTCTGTGACACAAAATAAAGGGACTACACCGAAGGACAGAGCTGAAGGAAGACAACTCCTGTCTTTATTCCAAGACACTGAATTAGAGCCAGTCCAAAACCTTTGCTTCCTGAGAAAAaggacatgatagcacccttcccagaattccctttttaaatgtgttgttctaATACCCCACTGTGGCActcttaatttatgtaaatgtggttttgtatttttatattcttgtatttttgtttatcttttttaattttattttaaattatctatttttattccatttgtgtacagctcatctttttacctgtattttatttttctatgttaaattgtgatggctgttagcaataaagatttcattcattcattcattcacacacagaagccaaccagaccaGCAGTAGACTCTTCCTTTAACATTGGTGACAGGGCAACATTCTCCTCTGCACCAGAAGGCAGCAGGACAACTTAAGGGGTGTGGGGGAGGCTGTGTGAGACACACAGTTCAGTCCTTGAACACCTTGTTTCTGTTTCCCACCCCACAGCATAGGGCTGCCCCAGCACTGGAGTCATCCCAAATTGTGTCCCTAGTTGCATCCAACTTACTTTCTGCCTTGTATAAATTGCTCCCACTGACTTATATAGGATATAGTTGGGGTATAGGATGAAAAACTGCCTCCCCACCCATACACATCCCATCCGTGTATTCAAGTGCACTCCTTTTTTCTCTCCCATGCAAGTCAAtagctgcatatttatttatttattttatttatttattaattttatataccgccccatagccgaagctctctgggcggtttacaaaagttaaaatacaatggacattaaaaagtatacaaaacagtATACATATACTCCTAGAGCCTTGGGCCTGGTTTTAGGTCTTAACCTTGTGCGGCCTTGAGCAAGCTACTTTGTTCACTAACACAATTGCACTAATAGTAATTTATAGCATTTATGTGCCAACACAATTAAGGTTATAAACACAACACAATTAAGGTTATATAAAATTAACTGCTTTGCCATAACATATTTATGTGCCATAATAAATTACAATAAATGGTTAACTGCTTTGCTAGCTAAACAGTGTAGCATATATGTTTAAAGCCAGTATTATTAACCTTTGCCTAGGGAGGAAGTGGTGAGCAAGCAGTTTGCCCTGCTGCTGCTACATGGTAATATTAATTGCTCTGAAGACAAAGACAATTCATCTCAGTTAATCTCTCTAGATTAAGCAGTTATTTGTGCTTTCCTACAATCTTTACCCAAGCTACACTGAGAGGTCAAGCTAGCACACATTTCAAGGAGTGGTGACAGAGCCACTTTAACAATCCATCTGCAGGGacgcccctgatttccccaccagCATGTTTTCCCATAGATTGTCTCTATCAAAGAAGAAACTCTTAGAGCATGCTAATAACTAAAACCAATGTTCGGTTTTGTATTCTGGTTTCCAGTCATTGGCTTTGGCGGTATAGTAGATAGATTTCTATTAAATTTCTTTATACATTTCTTTATACATTTCTTcatttctttatacatgttgcccttgggtaagcttattcaatctcatggcccccaatatcatctgtatgccgatgatacacaattatatctctcatctctagaactttctcctgatgttcacgatcgtatctcggcatgtctttcagatatctcagcttggctgcttcatcgtcatttgaaacttaatatggcaaagactgaactgcttgtttttcctcctaaaccttctcctcatctctcattctctcttactgtcaatgatgttacgcttactccggtcaaggaagctcgtagttttggctttatatttgattcctcgctctcctttattcctcatattgaggcagtagctaaatcctgtcgttttttcctgtataatattgccaggattcgatcatttttgtctgtctcttctgccaagatgcttgttcatgcactggttatttcttggctggactactgcaaccttcttccctctggccttccttcttctcacatcagtccgttggtttctgtccaccactctgccgctaagatcatcttcttggctcaccgctctgaccatgttactccaattctgaaatctcttcattggcttccaattcactccagaatccaatataaacttctcctgttgaccttcaaagcttttcacggtctagctccttcctatctctcctctctcatctcacactattgccctgctcgtgctcttcgctcctctgatgccatgtttctcgcctgcccaagggtctctacttcctttgctcggcttcgtccattttcttctgctgccccttacgcctggaacgctcttccagaacatctgagatccacaagttcaattgcagcttttaaagctcagctaaaaacttttctttttcctaaagcttttaaaacctgatgctgtttggactttgtactgttagttttaccctaccctgtgcctgtttaccctacccagtgcctgtttgcattctcttcccctccttatcgctttactatgattctaatagaatgtaagcctatgcggcagggtcttgctatt
This window of the Elgaria multicarinata webbii isolate HBS135686 ecotype San Diego chromosome 3, rElgMul1.1.pri, whole genome shotgun sequence genome carries:
- the MON1A gene encoding vacuolar fusion protein MON1 homolog A isoform X2, producing MAADVYKKKGGDALNGSLAPGDGQHAERSESPTPGLVQGTEPGAGQEGAMFVHAQSYEDLTGTDNQDAAPQSPDEREEAQADQTKMEEISKDFSELSTQLTGIALNLEEEIRQSHEDTVPLSPQASRRDSVLSGKEEEDITMDAWRMHQKHIFVLSEAGKPVYSRYGSEEALSSTMGVMMALVSFLEAEKNAIRSIHADGYKVVFVRRSPLVLVAVAQTRQSEQEIAQELLYIYYQMVSLLTWTQLHRIFQQKQNYDLRRLLAGSERITDNLLDLMARDPSFLMGAVRCLPMAAGVRDAVSACLQQAKAKSLVFGILLSKNQLVSLVRKKDQFLHPIDLHLLFNLISSSSSFREGEAWTPICLPKFNSSGFFHAHISYLEQDTDLCLLLISTEREDFFTMSDCKHRFQERLKKRGVYHALLEALRTPFYSVAQVGIPDLRHFIYKSKSSGLFTSPEIDAPYITEEEKERLLGLYQYLHSRAHNSSRPLNNIYYTGSNENLLAWVTSAFELYVCFSPLGTKAAAVSAASKLMKWIRKEEDRLFILTPQTY
- the MON1A gene encoding vacuolar fusion protein MON1 homolog A isoform X1, yielding MAADVYKKKGGDALNGSLAPGDGQHAERSESPTPGLVQGTEPGAGQEGAMFVHAQSYEDLTGTDNQDAAPQSPDEREEAQADQTKMEEISKDFSELSTQLTGIALNLEEEIRQSHEDTVPLSPQASRRDSVLSGKEEEDITMDAWRMHQKHIFVLSEAGKPVYSRYGSEEALSSTMGVMMALVSFLEAEKNAIRSIHAADGYKVVFVRRSPLVLVAVAQTRQSEQEIAQELLYIYYQMVSLLTWTQLHRIFQQKQNYDLRRLLAGSERITDNLLDLMARDPSFLMGAVRCLPMAAGVRDAVSACLQQAKAKSLVFGILLSKNQLVSLVRKKDQFLHPIDLHLLFNLISSSSSFREGEAWTPICLPKFNSSGFFHAHISYLEQDTDLCLLLISTEREDFFTMSDCKHRFQERLKKRGVYHALLEALRTPFYSVAQVGIPDLRHFIYKSKSSGLFTSPEIDAPYITEEEKERLLGLYQYLHSRAHNSSRPLNNIYYTGSNENLLAWVTSAFELYVCFSPLGTKAAAVSAASKLMKWIRKEEDRLFILTPQTY